A region of the Microcystis aeruginosa FD4 genome:
AAATTGTTGAGGAAAGTTGCTACATATTACTGTAACATTAGGGTTTTTGGCTCTCTTGGGTTTGGTGGGTAAAATGTATTCTAAGATACAGTCCTGCTGGCGCGGGAGTGGAAGAAACCACACCAGACACAGAGGACACAAAGATCGATCCTCTGTAAGTTAAACTGATCACACAGAACCTAGAAGATTTCGAGAAAAAGCTAAACCTACCAAACCTGGGGCGTAAACTCCGCATCGTTTAAAATTATTACATTTTCCCCTGACTGCACCAACACAAATAAACCCTGACGACAAGCGTAACTCGCCACCTCATCGGGAACAATCATCGCTGCCACCGCTCCCAAGGCCTTTACGTCTCGAAAACGAGGCATTAACCGCTTAAACTTAGCCAAACGTTGTAAATGCTCATCCACATCCCTTTGAGTTAACTTACTTTTGACCTCCACTAAAATGGCATCCGTATCATTCACTACCAATAGATCAATCTCTAAACCCTCATTATCCCGTTTTACCGAAATGCCAGGGTGAAACTCATGGACATCAATACCCCGCTCCTGAAACAGACGCACCACCGCAGGACGCACTTGCCACTCGACAAACTCTCCTAAACGATTACCCAACTTCCCAATCTGCTGACTAACCCTGTTAATTTGTTTATCCGTTTCTTTTTGAGCTTGGGATAACTCTTGTTGGGATTGGGATAACTCTTGTTGGGATTGAGCTAATTGCTTTAGTATTGCCCGAATGTCTTCAATAGTGGCTGTCATAATGAATTTTCTCAAGTTAAAGTGATGTAGCCTGTACTCAAGGGATTTAGTATAATTTTAGCGTTGATTATTGGCAGGAGTGGAATCGGCTCTCTTGGGTTTGGTGGGTAAAATGTATTCTAAGATACAGTCCTGCTGGCGCGGGAGTGGAAGAAACCACACCAGACACAGAGGACACAAAGATCGATCCTCTGTAAGTTAAACTGATCACACAGAACCTAGAAGATTTCGAGAAAAAGCTAAACCTACCAAACCTGGGGCGTAAACTCCGCATCGTTTAAAATTATTACATTTTCCCCTGACTGCACCAACACAAATAAACCCTGACGACAAGCGTAACTCGCCACCTCATCGGGAACAATCATCGCTGCCACCGCTCCCAAGGCCTTTACGTCTCGAAAACGAGGCATTAACCGCTTAAACTTAGCCAAACGTTGTAAATGCTCATCCACATCCCTTTGAGTTAACTTACTTTTGACCTCCACTAAAATGGCATCCGTATCATTCACTACCAATAGATCAATCTCTAAACCCTCATTATCCCGTTTTACCGAAATGCCAGGGTGAAACTCATGGACATCAATACCCCGCTCCTGAAACAGACGCACCACCGCAGGACGCACTTGCCACTCGACAAACTCTCCTAAACGATTACCCAACTTCCCAATCTGCTGACTAACCCTGTTAATTTGTTTATCCGTTTCTTTTTGAGCTTGGGATAACTCTTGTTGGGATTGAGCTAATTCCTTTAGTATTGCCCGAATGTCTTCAATAGTGGCTGTCATAATGAATTTTCTCAAGTTAAAGTGAAATTTTCTCTATTATAGCCCGATCGCTTTTTCTCCCTTGAAGTAACCGTTCAGGGGGGGACAAAATCTAGTAATCTAAGGGGCATGGATGAGAAGCGCCTACGGCAATCCCATAATAAGTCTAAACTGTGATTTAAATCATTGAATGAATACTATGATTGTGCTGTATTTAGCAAGTCTTCATCAATAATCAATCATAGTCCATCCCATAATCCCATCAATCACAGTTAAGACGATGATTGTTGATGTTGTCGCATCATTTGTAAACTTTTCCGAATTTGAACAATAGTAGAGTGATTTTTCCTAATAGTCGTTGACTCCATTTTATAGTAGTTCTATTTTTTGAAAAAGAATAATAAAACCTTCTTGGGTAAAGTGCTTGTCATGGGTAAGCACTTCAAAAATATCCATTTGTTGCATAATTACCATTGATATGCAGTCTGTAATGCTATAACCTTTGTCTGACCGTTGTTTATATAATTCAAAACCTAATTGACGTAATTCTGGTGTATAGGAAATAACTTTTATTGTTTTTTCCCGTAGCATTTGCGTACACATCAAGAGTGCTTTCTGTCTCATAATGGTTCCTCTAGATGAAGCATAGTTCAGTATCTCATCAATAATGCCATCTGTTGTTATTAGCTGATCATTGATACAATTATGAGCATAATTAAGCGCGATTTGATGCCAGTCATCTTTGGGGTTGAGTAAAGCGATCCAATAAAAGGTGTCGGCAAAAATTTGCTTCATGGTTAATGTTTAGGAGTACCGTAAATATAATGATCATGTTGTTCTGCACTATCAGTTGGTAAGGTATCTAAAACTTCTTGAGGAATATCAGCAGTGAGTTCTTCTATAAATTGTGCGAAAGGTTTAGATTGTTCTTGCGATCGATGATGTTTGATTTTGGCTAATAATAAAAAGTCAAAAACTTCTTCTATTACCTCATCGGATACTGTTTCAATTTCATGAATTAGTTGTTCTTTAATAGTCATAATTTTACCTTTGTAAGTTCTTCAAATATAGCCTATATCAGTTATCAGTCATTAATTCAATTATAGTCCATCACACAATCATTACAACCACAGTCGATGATAGGTCGTGGGTTACTACGTTTTACTAAATCCTGATTTGAAAAAATTTTCTCTTGACAAAGGCGGCTTGACATGATATTATATTCATAATGGAAAATCCGTGCGTATGCAGACCCTCTTTTCCAATGGTCTTAACTATGATTGATGTGATTATTGGATTGACTATGATTGGTTCATTCAATCAATCTTCATCTCTAATCCACTCTTAACTAGGTTCCTAATCACAGTCCATCAGATGATTACATCAACCACTGTCGATGGTGCTGCGTTACTACGTTTTACTAAATCCTGATTTGAAAAAATTTTCTCTTGACAAAGGCGGCTTGACATGATATTATATTCATAATGGAAAATCCGTGCGTATGCAGACCCTCTTTTCCAATGGTCTTAACTATGATTGATGTGATTATTGGATTGACTATGATTGGTTCATTCAATCAATCTTCATCTCTAATCCACTCTTAACTAGGTTCCTAATCACAGTCCATCATTCAATCATTCCAATCACTGTCGATGGTGGTGGGTTACGAGGGATTGTTAGCTTGAACCCACATTCCGCACCCTAGGTTTTACTTATCACAGAAATAAATCCTCGTCAGCGATATATTGCGGATATTCCCCGACAGATGCTTGCAGATGGAGAAGGAAAGGTTTAAATTCTTCAACGATTTCTACAGTCGTATCCTGTGGCATTTCTGCCGATTTTTTGGCCATAATCGCACAATAACGGCGTTTTGCTGGTTCTGCGTGGGGTGATGCTTCTAACTTATCCCGAAAATAGCGACGCAACAGGGGATGAATTTCATAGCAACCCTCACCCTTATCCTGAACTAAACTCAGATGGACTAAACTATCGGTTAACCATTCCTCCACTGTATCCCCATCCTCATCGGGAAATAAATCCAGAATCATCCCCTTGGGAAAGGGCGCAAGAGCGAATAAACTGAGGTAAAGTGCCAAAATTTGGGCATTTGGTTCGCTATTCAACTCCTCCCAACTGAGATTAAAGGCAGCTTTCAACCCTCTTTCCGCAGTCATTTCCCCATGAAACTTGGGATTTTTGTCTAAACTTGGCTCCTCTAAGCCGTTTTCTGCTAATTTCTGCCGTATTTTGCTAATTTTCCAATCCTGTCGTCGTACCAGCAACCTTGCCACCAATTCTAACCCTAAGGGTAAATAACCCAAATCCTGACACAATAATTTAGCTTCCTCAATTTGTGTGTCAATTCTGTTATCTCCGAGGTAGGAACGCAATAAATCAAGTGCATCTTCTTCTTTTAAGACTTCTACCCGAAAAGTCGCAATTGTCGCTGATAAATATTCCTTGCGAGTGGTAATTAAAACCTGAAAGCGTTTCTCCTCTTGCGGTGGTAAATAATCCCTAATTTGCTGATAATCTCGCACATCATCAAAAATAATTAAGACATTTCCCGCTAACCAGTTTTGCCAACAATAACGAATTTTTATGTCTAATTCTCCCTCATCTGGTAAAGTTAATTTCAGATGTACTCGCGCAAAATCTAAAATATCAGTACCAATATCAACGGATTGACGAGTTGCCACATTTAACCAACATATACCCCCTGGATAGGCTTTTTCCCGCCATTGTTGCCAACCAAATTGTCTGGCTAATTCGGTTTTACCTATGCCTCCCATTCCTGTTAAGGTAGATATAGCAAGCTTTTGAGATTGTTGTAATTGAGTTTTTAAGTCAATTAATTCCTTATCCCTACCAACAAATTTAGGGATATTACTATTAGATAAATTGTGAGGATTGGGTTGAGGAGGCTCTTGGCTAGGCGGATAATTATAAATATTTTGATTGTCAATATTGATATCGCCTTGACCATAATTGGCTATTTTTTGATCCATATTGGTAACATAATGCTGTGATAAAAAAATATTTACTTATAAAATATTAACACATCAAAAGGGGAAGGGCGAACGCGATTCGCCCCTACAATCACATTTTTTTCCGTTCCGTAGGGGTGCGTTGCACGCGCCCAAGATATTATATTAAAAGGGGAAGGGCGAACGCAATTCGCCCCTACAATCACATTTTTTTCCGTTCCGTCGGGGTGCATTGCACGCACCCAAGACATTACATTGTGATATTTTGTTCATTGATATTAATGTCCCTTTGAGAAAAATTAACAATTTTTTCAATGGTTTTGATATAGGTTTTTTGTCCAGAGGATTGAGATTGCAAAGCCTTAGCAATATCGTTAAGAATATCCTTTAAATTAGGTAAAGGTTCGGCTTCTACAATGTCAACCAACTCGGTCATAATTTGGCTTAATTCGGGACTGGTTTTAGCAACAGATTCCACCTCCAGAATTGCCTGTCCATAATCTAAAGGTTGTTCGGGTGCTTTTTCAATTGCGGTGACAGTATCGGGAGAAACTTGTTTCAGGGAAGTAAGAAATTTTTCTGTTTGTTCCCAAACCTTTTCTGCCACTTTTTCACCTGTTTTCTCTAACGCTTTAGTAGCGATAATTAACTGCGAGCGCTGCTCCTGTGAGAGGGTCCATAGATAAAATCGGGGTGATGAGGGTTGACTTTATTATATTATCGGGCTTTGATTTTTTCCCACAATATAGGGATTTTAGAGATTGCTTCAGTGGTTAACTTGTGGTTAAGGGATCATTTATGATTTAGTCCTCATTTTAGCTTTCATAATTTTATTCTGCCCTATTTTCCTTAATCAGTAAACAGTGATCACTTCAATCACAGTCCATGACACAATCACAGCAATCACAGTCAAGACGGCATGGGAGAGGAAAGACCAGTAATGATCCGTGTTATCGTAAAAATGGGGATAGATGGGGGGTTTGGTCTTGCAAAATCGGCAAATAGGGATAAAATCAAAACAAGTTAATTTTTCGGCGACCATATCATGTTAACCCCATCGGATAGTAAATTATCTAAGCAGCAGCAGATTCCCTCGGCTGTTTCCGAAGAGGAACAGCTTCTTAAACAGCAACGGATTCAGGAAGTGCTATTGTTAATAGATAGTTTATTCCAAAGAGAGGAAACGACTTTTAGAATTATCATCGACTGTCTTTACGATGTGGGTTCGTTAAATTTAATTAATAAAAAGTTTCCTCGTCGTAACTTAAATTTTATTATGAAAGCGATCGCTCGTTTTTCTAAGCCTATATTCAGAATTTATGCTCTCTATTGGGTGAAAAAAAATAGCCCCAAATTAATCACTAATTGGTTGGCTAGTAAGGTTAAATTCTAGCCAAGGATAAACTCCAGAGACAGTAAACAGTGATCAGTGATCAGTAAACAGTAAACAGTGACCAATAACTAACCACTGATAACTCATATAGCGTTTCTCATAAAGATGAAGTATAGGCTAATCTGAGCCTGTCTCCTGACTCCCCAAAACGAAGACTTCGTACCTCACTATTAAGATATAGGGACTAAATTTGCACCTGTCTGAGATGACGACGGGGATCGGTGGTACGCTGAGATTTAATTTTCTCGTATAATTCCCGTTCGATCGCCGTTAATTCTTTGGGAGTATCGATGACAATTTTGACTAATTGATCGCCGCGTTGTCCTTTATTATCGATCCAACCTTTGCCGCGTAAGCGCAGGGATTGACCGGAACGAATACCAGCGGGAACTTTTACCGTCACCATGCCATCGGGGGTAGGAACTTCGATCGCTGTGCCTAAAACCGCCTCATCGGGAGTAATCGGGACTTCACAGGTTAAATTATCGCCTTCAAAAGCAAAGAAAGGATGGGGTTCTAATTCCACATCGAGAAATAGATCTCCTCGTTGTTTACTCAAGGGATCGATTAGTCCTTTACCCCGTACCCGGAGACGATTACCAGTTTTGGTTCCTGGGGGGATTTTGATATCGATCATTTCTCCGGCTAAATTAACCCGTTTTTGTACTCCTCGTAAAGCTTCCGCAAAACTCAGACGCAGTTTAGCGGTGGAGATACCAGAAGTGACAGCTTGTGGTGCAGTACGAGCGCCAGCAAAGTCGTTAAAATTGCTAAAATCGCCAAATCCTCCCCCCGGAGTACCGTAGGAATGGGAACGGGGGCGAGTACCGCCGGGGCGACCCATGCGACCGAGCAGTTCATTGATAAAATCATCAAAGGTGCTGTACTGGCTAAAGTCAAAACCGTCCGAACCAAAGTCAACCCCCCCCATTGCCACCCGGCCAATTCGATCGCCCGGCCTGTTGCCAATATTGTCCAAATTGATCGTATTTTTGGCGTTTTTCGCTATCGGAGAGGACTTCGTAAGCTTCACTAATTTCTTTAAAACGTTCTTCGGCGCTTTTATTGTTAGGATTGCGATCGGGGTGATATTTGACGGCTAATTTGCGAAAAGCTTTTTTAATTTCTTCAGCGCTGGCAGTTTTACCTACTCCCAGAACGGCATAATAATCTTTATAATCTGCGGCAGGCATCGATACGCTATCTCCTTAGCAATGAGCATTCAGTCGGGATATTCCTAATCTAACTTAATTTTATCGTTGTCAGGCTTGAATCAGTGATCGGTGATCAGTGAACAGTAACCAGTAACCGGTGATCAGTGAAAATAAAGTGCCGAAGTTTTCACTTAACACTATCTACTGAAAACTCCAATCTGATAACTGATAACTGATAACTGATAACTGATCACTGAAAGGGAAATTGCCGACGACGACGATACCAAGTTCCCACACCTACTAACAGAGCAATGAGGGTAAAAGCCACCATCAGGGGCAATATATCGCCTTTTCCTAAAGATTTTAAACCCGCACCCATCATGACAAAGGGTAAAATTCCGGGGACAGTGCCTAATAAAGTCCCGATGAAATAATCGCGAAAACGGATAGAAGTTAATCCCGCAACAAAGTTAACGATACCGTAGGGAATAATCGGTAATAGACGGATAGCAAACATATAAAATAGTCCTCCTTGCTGCATTTCTGCATCGATCGCTTGCCATTTTCCCTGAAATTTTTTGGCGGTATATTCCCGGCCGATAGTACGGGTAAAAGCAAAGGCAACTATAGCGGCCACCAAAGCGGCGATCGTTGTCCAAACTGTTCCCATAACCACCCCAAAGATAGCCCCACCACTGAGGTTTAAGGGGGTAGAAGGCAGAATTAAAATTGTCCCGATCGTATAGAGAATAATATACAAAATGGGGGCCATAATTCCCATTTGTTTTAACCATATCTGTAATTGTTGGGAGTCGATACCACCGATCAGATAAACTCCGATCGCCGTGGCGATAAGACAAATTATGGTTAGGATAATAACACTACTTTTAGTTTTAGACATTTAACGGCAATTTTGGGCTAAGTGCGGGTTGCAAAACATAAGATGCAGCCGGGGTTTATATTTCCCCGTTGCCAAAAATATAGCAGAAATCGGCTGAGGATCGATCTCGATCTCAATACCAGTGAGCTGCCCTATCTGTTCCCAAATTACCCCCGATATCGCTGTGGGTAGTTTAGTTAACCTCCTCGAGAACCACGATCGAAAAACCATTGACTTTATAGCTATCGGCAACTACTGTCCCTTGATCCACAGACCAACAATTATAATCGGTTTCGGCCCAAGCTGCCGTGTCAATAATTCTCACCCAACGATAATTATTGGATGGGGAGGGAAGACGAAAATCCACTGGCAGATAATACATATTAATTAACAGCAAAAAATCGTGATCACCGACGGCACTACCATCAATTAAAAACCAAATACAGCGATCATCAGCAGTTAAATCGCTAACACCATCGTT
Encoded here:
- a CDS encoding DUF3782 domain-containing protein is translated as MTATIEDIRAILKQLAQSQQELSQSQQELSQAQKETDKQINRVSQQIGKLGNRLGEFVEWQVRPAVVRLFQERGIDVHEFHPGISVKRDNEGLEIDLLVVNDTDAILVEVKSKLTQRDVDEHLQRLAKFKRLMPRFRDVKALGAVAAMIVPDEVASYACRQGLFVLVQSGENVIILNDAEFTPQVW
- a CDS encoding DUF3782 domain-containing protein yields the protein MTATIEDIRAILKELAQSQQELSQAQKETDKQINRVSQQIGKLGNRLGEFVEWQVRPAVVRLFQERGIDVHEFHPGISVKRDNEGLEIDLLVVNDTDAILVEVKSKLTQRDVDEHLQRLAKFKRLMPRFRDVKALGAVAAMIVPDEVASYACRQGLFVLVQSGENVIILNDAEFTPQVW
- a CDS encoding type II toxin-antitoxin system VapC family toxin; this encodes MKQIFADTFYWIALLNPKDDWHQIALNYAHNCINDQLITTDGIIDEILNYASSRGTIMRQKALLMCTQMLREKTIKVISYTPELRQLGFELYKQRSDKGYSITDCISMVIMQQMDIFEVLTHDKHFTQEGFIILFQKIELL
- a CDS encoding TVP38/TMEM64 family protein, whose amino-acid sequence is MSKTKSSVIILTIICLIATAIGVYLIGGIDSQQLQIWLKQMGIMAPILYIILYTIGTILILPSTPLNLSGGAIFGVVMGTVWTTIAALVAAIVAFAFTRTIGREYTAKKFQGKWQAIDAEMQQGGLFYMFAIRLLPIIPYGIVNFVAGLTSIRFRDYFIGTLLGTVPGILPFVMMGAGLKSLGKGDILPLMVAFTLIALLVGVGTWYRRRRQFPFQ